From Columba livia isolate bColLiv1 breed racing homer chromosome 5, bColLiv1.pat.W.v2, whole genome shotgun sequence, one genomic window encodes:
- the GTF2A1 gene encoding transcription initiation factor IIA subunit 1 isoform X2, producing MELKTLWENKLMQSKAVDGFHSEEQQLLLQVQQQQQQQQQQQHHHHHHHTQAQPQQTVQQQSQPQQVLIPASQQAPQQQVIVPDSKLIPHMNASGMSAAATAATLALPAGVTPVQQILTNSGQILQVVRTANGAQYIIQPQQQVVLQQQVIPQMQPGGVQAPVIQQVLAPIPGGISQQTGVIIQPQQILFTGNKTQVIPTTVAAPTPAQAQIPAAGQQQPQQQQAQPQAPLVLQVDGAGDTSSEEEEDEEEDYDDDEEEDKEKDGGEDGQVEEEPLNSEDDVSDEEGQELFDTENVVVCQYDKIHRSKNKWKFHLKDGIMNLNGRDYVFSKAIGDAEW from the exons CTGTGGGAGAACAAGCTGATGCAGTCCAAGGCTGTAGATGGCTTCCAttcagaagagcagcagcttttATTGCAGgtgcaacagcagcaacagcagcagcagcaacagcagcatcaccaccaccaccatcataCACAAGCTCAGCCGCAGCAGACTGTGCAGCAGCAGTCTCAGCCACAACAGGTCCTTATTCCAGCGTCTCAGCAAG CACCTCAGCAGCAGGTTATTGTGCCAGATTCCAAGCTGATACCGCACATGAATGCATCAGGCATG agtgctgcagccactgcagctACGTTGGCTCTCCCCGCTGGTGTTACTCCAGTTCAGCAGATACTTACAAATTCAG GCCAGATCCTCCAAGTAGTTAGAACTGCAAATGGAGCTCAGTATATCATTCAGCCGCAGCAGCAAGTTGTTTTACAGCAGCAGGTCATACCACAAATGCAGCCTGGTGGAGTACAAGCACCTGTTATACagcag GTTTTGGCTCCTATCCCTGGAGGGATTTCCCAGCAGACAGGAGTGATTATTCAGCCTCAGCAGATCCTGtttacaggaaataaaacacaagtcaTACCTACAACAGTGGCTGCACCGACACCAGCTCAAGCACAGATTCCTGCAGCTggtcagcagcagccacagcaacAACAGGCACAACCACAAGCACCACTTGTTCTCCAAGTTGATGGAGCAGGTGACACGTCgtctgaagaagaagaagatgaggaagaagattatgatgatgatgaagaggaagacaaagaaaaagatgGGGGTGAAGATGGCCAAGTTGAAGAG GAGCCTCTTAACAGTGAAGATGATGTGAGTGATGAGGAAGGACAAGAACTGTTTGATACAGAAAATGTTGTTGTGTGCCAGTATGACAAG aTTCAtagaagtaaaaacaaatggaaatttCATCTCAAAGATGGCATCATGAATCTTAACGGAAGAGATTATGTATTTTCCAAAGCCATTGGGGACGCAGAATGGTGa